In Eremothecium gossypii ATCC 10895 chromosome V, complete sequence, the genomic stretch ACACGATCCCCGTGATGTTAGCTAGTAGTGGCACCGGCAGGTACAATCCGTTCATGATATTCGTCCGCAGATACGATAGGTCATATTTAGCCCCACTTCCGTGCTGCAACATCATGTTCTTGAGGACCATTCCGGCTGTTGCGCATACCGTCTGCAGTTCGTGCTCTGCAAACCGCGTCTGCAGTTCCCTATTTGCAGAACCCTCGACCAAAACAAAGCAGAAATAATTCAGAGCATCGTGCTGCGCCGTATATGCATCTAGGGCCTCCATGGCCTGTTGACGTTGGCCTGCATCTGGCGACATCGACTGCACAAGGACCACGCATAGGTGGACAAGCCTCCCTTCGTCGATGCTCAGGTTCGACATTTGCACAGGTATCGAAACGCTAGACGTCACTGACAAAGCCTCGTAGTATATGAGTAGTCGATCTGAGATACAAACTGAGAGATGAGGTGATACCGATTGCCATGTTGACTGGCCGCGAGTTCGATAGCGAAAAAAGTTTGGTAGCTCGTGTTCGGTGACGGTGAAGGTCTATATAATATCAAGATCAGATATTAATAATATTAATAGCTTTATGTTGTTCCAGAAAATGATTACAATTACCTTTTAGTGTAGATATAGTGTTTAGAATGCCAATATACCAGTTTATTTTGTACCCGAAGCTCTGAGACGTTCTAAACGCTCCAGCAGGTCATCTATCTTGTCGAAAACCTGGTAATACAGCTCGTGAATGACGGGATGATGGTCGTGTTTGTTGATAGATTGGCTGCTGGTAACAGAGGATACCGAGTTGTGGTCATTCTGGCGAGTGTCCAGGAATGATTCTTCGGAATTTGTCTTTGTCACAGTTGCTTGTAATTCTGCGGTAGAACCGGTGGAACACGCAGAGGCATGCGAGGTGGAGGCCTGGGGCGTGGAGACCTGGTGTTGCTCATCCTCAGAGGGGTTATGCAGGGTCTCATCTGTGGCGCTGCTGACGAGCCGGGATATGTCCTGGATCGCACGGGCAGTGGGAATGGAGTCGGAACGAGTCTCTCTGATGAACCTCCCTTCGTTGTCGAACTGGGGGGAGTCGTTAGTGTATTCAGAGGAGGACGGAGAGTACTCGCCGATGGTGGATATGGAGTTTTGCGAGTGGGAGTTGGGCATTTCCGCGAGCCGCCCGCTGGAGAACGGGATCGCGGGCGCCTTGAATACCTGCTTGAGGTCATCTTCTTTGCTGAGGTTGGGGCGCATGTCTGTGAGGGGTGGTTTCAGGAGAGACAGACTACAACCGGCGGCTGGAGAGCTGCGGCCATTTTTGTCGGTTTCATGAGTATCATCAAGATCGTCATCATCGTTACTAGTATTGTTACTCCGTGTCTTTTTGACAGTTAGCGGGGCCATGGCGGGGAACGCCGCGTCACTGACAATGTCGCTTGCGTCGTCTTCCATTAGGTGGTGGTCATTTAGTCGCATCTCATGAATTTGGTCCACGTGTGGGCTGGGCTGTTCTGCCCTGTTGTCATCTGACGCGGCGCATTCTTCACTGTCCGACGGCTGAAGATAGCGCTCTGCGTAACTTACCACGTCGTTGAAGCTCACGGACTTGTTGCCCTCATCGTAAGACTTCAAATGCGAGGGCTCACGGCTGTGGTCGGTGGAGCTCTCTTGCGCCGTGTCTGATAAAGGCTGGGTGGATATGTTCTCGTTTTTCCAGCAGTTTAGCCTAGCAAGTCTCTCAGGGAATGTCTCCAATATTTCGGCCGGAGCAAAGCCGA encodes the following:
- the BUD14 gene encoding protein phosphatase regulator BUD14 (Syntenic homolog of Saccharomyces cerevisiae YAR014C (BUD14)) — encoded protein: MSHFLDKAYDRYAARQGGSTLSSHHKSLLSDPSLVEDYRDIMLQLPQNGAPMRAGGDGSTNASVVIMSTPNTPERERKHGSVIMAADSPEDGSQAVLEPPLKQTILASDDGTLPLQTVGNAGARDAPDDGPGSASKESANNTGPNSSDYEDREEDGYGYSDSDFEECLEGSLKNLESDKSKRRILQKRNLMTVTKPSREGKTLSSGFFKGNLHMYSDGSSSEEQEQDSSGDELAIHPDEDEEDYQPLPPPQELDPGKLYALYAFQGPDPSHCRLEPDESCILLNDQDSYWWLVKRCGDGKIGFAPAEILETFPERLARLNCWKNENISTQPLSDTAQESSTDHSREPSHLKSYDEGNKSVSFNDVVSYAERYLQPSDSEECAASDDNRAEQPSPHVDQIHEMRLNDHHLMEDDASDIVSDAAFPAMAPLTVKKTRSNNTSNDDDDLDDTHETDKNGRSSPAAGCSLSLLKPPLTDMRPNLSKEDDLKQVFKAPAIPFSSGRLAEMPNSHSQNSISTIGEYSPSSSEYTNDSPQFDNEGRFIRETRSDSIPTARAIQDISRLVSSATDETLHNPSEDEQHQVSTPQASTSHASACSTGSTAELQATVTKTNSEESFLDTRQNDHNSVSSVTSSQSINKHDHHPVIHELYYQVFDKIDDLLERLERLRASGTK